One region of Mangifera indica cultivar Alphonso chromosome 3, CATAS_Mindica_2.1, whole genome shotgun sequence genomic DNA includes:
- the LOC123212304 gene encoding LOB domain-containing protein 15-like, translating into MSRDRERFDEIGKRIKRESDASTSSQMGRRHFSSGTLNTITPCAACKLLRRRCAEECPFSPYFSPHEPQKFASVHKVFGASNVSKMLMEVPESQRADAANSLVFEANLRLRDPVYGCMGAISALQQQIQSLSAELNAVRAEILKYKYREASNNTHVSNPSCTNLITSEMVSIVAPSLPPRPPPPPPPPQPSMVVSSSSSSSISSLYTAPTTTSTTGCTSRYFD; encoded by the exons ATGTCAAGAGACAG GGAGAGATTTGATGAGATAGGAAAGAGGATCAAGAGAGAAAGCGATGCTTCAACCTCATCACAAATGGGAAGAAGACATTTTTCTTCAGGGACCTTGAACACAATCACACCTTGTGCTGCATGTAAACTTTTGAGAAGAAGATGTGCTGAAGAATGCCCTTTCTCTCCATATTTTTCTCCCCATGAACCCCAGAAATTTGCTTCCGTTCACAAAGTATTCGGTGCAAGCAATGTCTCTAAGATGTTAATG GAGGTTCCAGAGAGTCAAAGAGCGGATGCTGCAAATAGTCTGGTTTTTGAAGCAAATTTGAGGCTTAGAGATCCGGTATATGGATGCATGGGGGCCATTTCGGCTCTGCAACAACAAATTCAATCGTTATCGGCAGAACTTAATGCAGTGAGGGCAGAGATACTTAAATACAAGTATAGAGAAGCTAGCAATAATACCCATGTTAGTAATCCTTCTTGTACTAATTTAATTACTTCTGAGATGGTATCAATTGTTGCACCATCTCTTCCACCACGACCGCCGCCGCCTCCACCTCCACCGCAGCCTTCTATggttgtttcttcttcttcttcatcttctatttCTTCTCTATACACAGCTCCAACTACCACTTCCACGACAGGTTGTACCTCTCGAtactttgattaa
- the LOC123210604 gene encoding protein NUCLEAR FUSION DEFECTIVE 4-like, whose protein sequence is MPKTFLQWLSLVGAVWLQSINGTNTNFPAYSSQLKALLSMSQLQLNNLAFASDAGKLLGWIPGIAAVYLPLWLVLMIGAFLGLIGYGLQYLFITHQISSLSYGYIFLLTVVAGNSICWINTVCYVVTIRNFPINRQVAVGITTSYLGLSAKVYTDIVDGLYSSPTKRAKSYLLLNSILPLLACGIACPLIRVVKVEKSKRMRYGFIVMFAITIVTGIYAIIGSFNWVTKILSPLKNMIGMVVCLLVPLVIPFGEKIRDVLATKWRINGEPKVHNSTIEENMSAVSVENGVKEDEGDVTEIDVMEEIGVNSMVKRVEFWLYFFVYLFGATLGLVFLNNLGQIAESRGFSSTSSLVSLSSSFGFFGRLLPSLCDYFFSRSKYMISSTGSIVASMAPMAGAFMLLLNRTDVALYISTATIGVCTGAITSLSVATTTELFGAKNFSLNHNVLVANIPIGSFLYGYLAAFVYHREGNGQGTCIGMDCYRNTFIFWGFLCFFGTFLALILYFRTRKFYTQRHIRRYTNMV, encoded by the exons ATGCCTAAAACCTTCCTTCAATGGCTGAGCTTGGTGGGGGCAGTATGgcttcaatccataaatggaACGAACACAAATTTCCCTGCTTACTCCTCCCAACTCAAAGCTCTTCTCTCCATGTCCCAGCTCCAGCTCAACAATCTTGCCTTCGCCTCAGACGCCGGCAAGCTTTTAGGTTGGATTCCCGGCATTGCAGCTGTTTATTTGCCCCTTTGGCTTGTTCTCATGATTGGTGCCTTTCTTGGTTTGATCGGTTACGGTTTGCAATATCTCTTCATTACACACCAAATCTCCTCTCTTTCATACgggtatatttttttactcaCTGTTGTGGCAGGAAATAGCATTTGTTGGATCAACACCGTTTGTTATGTTGTAACCATTAGAAACTTTCCAATAAATCGTCAAGTAGCTGTAGGAATAACAACTAGTTACTTAGGATTAAGTGCAAAAGTCTATACCGATATTGTTGATGGTTTATATTCTTCCCCAACAAAAAGAGCTAAATCTTATCTTCTTCTTAATTCCATCCTTCCTTTACTAGCTTGTGGCATAGCTTGTCCCCTGATTAGAGTTGTCAAAGttgaaaaaagtaaaagaatgaGATATGGGTTCATTGTTATGTTTGCGATAACAATAGTTACCGGAATCTATGCCATTATTGGTAGCTTCAATTGGGTGACAAAAATATTATCGCCACTCAAGAATATGATTGGTATGGTAGTGTGCCTATTAGTCCCACTTGTTATTCCATTTGGAGAAAAGATTAGAGATGTTTTGGCGACAAAATGGCGTATAAATGGGGAGCCAAAAGTGCATAATTCTACAATAGAGGAGAATATGAGTGCGGTGAGTGTGGAGAATGGAGTAAAGGAAGACGAAGGAGATGTAACCGAGATAGATGTGATGGAGGAAATTGGGGTGAATTCGATGGTAAAGAGAGTAGAATTTTGgttgtatttttttgtttatttatttggtgCAACTCTTGGTCTTGTGTTTCTCAACAACTTAGGACAAATAGCAGAGTCTCGTGGGTTCTCCAGCACTTCTTCCCTCGTGTCTCTATCTTCTTCATTCGGATTCTTCGGCCGTCTCTTGCCATCTCTTTGCGACTACTTTTTCTCAAG GAGCAAGTATATGATTTCAAGCACAGGTTCAATAGTGGCATCAATGGCTCCAATGGCAGGAGCTTTCATGTTACTTCTCAACAGAACGGACGTGGCTCTCTACATAAGCACAGCCACCATAGGTGTTTGTACAGGAGCAATTACTTCCTTATCGGTAGCCACAACCACCGAGCTGTTTGGAGCCAAGAATTTCAGTTTGAACCATAACGTTCTGGTGGCAAATATTCCGATTGGCTCCTTTCTTTATGGCTACCTGGCCGCCTTTGTTTATCATAGAGAAGGCAATGGACAGGGCACATGCATTGGAATGGATTGCTATAGAAATACTTTCATTTTCTGGGggtttctttgtttctttggGACTTTCCTagctttaatattatatttccgTACAAGAAAATTCTACACACAGAGACATATCAGAAGATATACTAATATGGTATAA
- the LOC123210836 gene encoding protein LURP-one-related 7-like, with the protein MDSSNSIQTAIAPIPVDLFISKKHPGLTRGEIGFADSSGNIVFKVNRQSSSKTVVLNSAGNPLIFLNHRDKGVWQGFQGDDDGEKDLMFRVQRTLNRLTRTEFDVFLVRENQEESTSDVKLKGFPCQRSCTIFEGNSIVAQTSLMYKLHQIYARRNKFRLTIFPGSFDTTLVVALVSIFFD; encoded by the exons ATGGATTCTTCAAATTCCATACAGACGGCCATTGCGCCGATCCCCGTTGATCTGTTCATTTCCAAGAAACATCCTGGCCTTACACGTGGAGAGATCGGGTTCGCTGATTCCTCCGGTAATATCGTTTTCAAAGTCAACCGTCAATCTTCTTCTAAAACTGTCGTTCTTAATTCCGCGGGAAATCCTCTCATTTTCCTCAATCACCGAGAC AAAGGAGTGTGGCAAGGTTTTCAGGGGGATGATGATGGGGAGAAAGATTTGATGTTTAGAGTGCAGAGGACGTTGAATAGACTTACTAGAACTGAATTTGATGTATTTCTTGTTCGTGAGAATCAGGAAGAGTCCACCTCTGATGTCAAACTGAAAGGCTTTCCTTGCCAAAGATCTTGCACTATCTTTGAGGGCAATTCTATTGTGGCTCAG ACCAGTCTCATGTACAAGCTTCATCAGATTTATGCGAGAAGAAATAAATTTCGACTGACCATATTTCCAGGGTCTTTTGATACAACTTTAGTTGTGGCTTTGGTTTCAATATTCTTCGACTGa